The nucleotide window TATTTATGTTCTCCaccaacaataacaaaatatctGTTAGCTCACATTAACATGAAGGAACCATTACATGAGATAaagcaaaaaatgatttttttgtttttgtttcgagAAGCAGAGATCAAAAGGTTTCAAATTGTATTATGTCCAGTATGTACTGAGAGTTTTCTGCATTACTCAGATTCAGTCTTTAATCTGTCATGTTGCATTCTCTCATATATGATGCCCCTGGCTTGATGGATGATGTTGAATTGAGAGAACACACAGAGTCAGTCTGCCAGCATCATCCATGTGTTAAAACACAGATGTAAGAGTGATTAATGTCATGCTGCTATACAATGTTGAACCAGTTCTGGACAACTAAAGATTGTGACACACCAGATCCTGCTGGTTGTCTGTTTAGAACTTTCTTTTCTCTGTAACATACATATAATGCTGTGAAATAGATAGTACCGGATGAATACTTAATAGTACAATACTTAATGGTAATAATAGTACAATAGGGTCATTTGAATGATTTATAGATGGGGGTTTTTTATTCATAAGGTAAATTACGaccttattttgtttttatacacaCAGAATAAATGAACAGAGGACTTCTTACCATCTGTAACTGCTGTACCATCTCTTCCCTGTAAGCCAATTCTCTCTTCATGTGGTCCTGAAAGTTATCTGTGAAAAAGCAGATTTTAATAACAgcccatttctttctttctttctttctttctttctttctttctttctttctttctttctttcttctattgtactgtatatattattttatctttcttttctttctttctttttatctattattctttctttttttcctttattttcccattttctttctttctttctttctttctttctttctttctttcaattttatctattattttttctttctgtctttcttttccaCATTTCTTTTCAGTCTTTCTTTTTTATctattattctttcttttttctttatttctttcttttttcctttcttttcctctttcctttattttttctttattttgtattttcttttttccctttcttttcccctttctttctttctttctttctttctttcttctattttctctgttattttctctttcttttctttctttttattttttatctattattctttcttttttctttcttgcttttccctttttctttctttcattctttttatcTATTGTAtctattattttgtcttttttcttttctttctttcattctttcttctttttatctattattctttcttttttatttttttccctttcttttccccttttctttatttcttttttctttctttcattctttcttttttatctgttattctttctttttattttttcacttcctttttcccttctctttctttctttctttctttctttctttctttctttctttctttcttctattgtatctattattttgtcttttctttcattcattctttctttgtaTCTATTATTCTTTCTTTTCCCCCTTTCTTttcacttttctttctttcattctttctttttatctattattctttctttttcttttcttttttcccattcttttccacttttctttctttcttttttctttttcattctttcttttctatctattatTCTTTATtgtatcttttcttttttccctttcttttcactttttctatcatctgtctatctatctatctatctatctgacccAGTTGAACTGATGTACAAAGGTCtactccaattttttttttacttgcatcATCTATTTTGTTTTACTTGAATATGACTTTATCTGACATGACATCAAGTAATTAggtgataacacacacacacacaaacacactaatatCATTCAAATATGCAAAATGAAAAACCAATACATTACACATGCATTGCTTAAAAGTTTAACATAAGATTACTTTAAATTTATAGATTTAACTCAATTTAACTAATTGTGGAGTTGTATGGAATTAATGGTCATTACTTCAAAAACAAGAGGGTTCTCTGACTTGTACATGCTAAATCGTAATGGCAGGGCATGTGAAATGAAGTAAGGATACTTACGGAAAACTGGGAATGGAGAGCTGCCTTTCAGAGCATGAAACTCCTGCTCCAGTCTCCTCCGTAAATCAATCTGCTCAAGGAGAACTTTCTGCAATTCCTCTGATAGAGAATTTGCACAATAAATAGAGATCAGACACTAGCATGAGCTTTGCAATCCAAAATATGAATCATTACATTTAGAGCAGTTTGTAAGGCTTTTTTAATAGGTTTGTGATCTCACCTTTTTCCATGTTCTCAACATCCTTCTTGAGAGATACGGGTGAATTTGAGTCTTGGCTTTGATCTGCTGAGCAGAAAAAAGTGTAATATTAGAATTTGTCGATATATTTGATTCATAACCTTGCAAGTATTTATCCATGCACGTTTCTAAATCTTCAACCAATCTTCTGGATGAGAACTGGTACAAATCATGAAGTACCACGAGTAGCCAGGAGAGGTCAGTCCGACAACAGGATATTTGAAACAATCAAACTCTGATTGACATGCAAAGAAAGTAGATTCATTATTACAGTAAGCAGTCCTGTTTGTAATACGAAACAGAAAATATAATGCTGTTTTTGTTGGAATGGGGTGATGTATTTATCTTCATCATGATATATGGTAAGACGGTGAATTGTTGTAATTAAGATTAATATAGTGGAATACCCATACAAAAATCTCATTTATGGCCATACATgaacatatgtataaaaatatagtTAATTTATTTAAGAATATTcaacaaattcaaattcaaatagtatttgggaaaatatatattacatactgtatgaaaacgtatgtgactttttatatcagtgaaaataatatatgaacaatttcatatACATATTTTGCATATATTGCCATATCCGATTTCTGAATGGGATATATCTCTGCCTGcgtagattattattattttttttttcaacatcaaaattttaggttaaaattagtAAGGGAAAGattatattttaggtgctgtgccTTAACTAGATCATTATAAAtttcttaaatacattttcaaaaatatacatattcCATGTattctttaaattaaaatgaggtcataaaagAAAATTCATAAAATGCTGTTTCAAAttttttagatggagtatagcatgtcacactgcagaacatgtcaacttcccaaaagtatttcatgtctcCAGTCCAGCTTATATTTACTGTACtgatataaaatatacatacGACTCTACTAACTCAACAAAATAATCCCAAACAGTTCTCAATGTCTGATTAGTGCATTCAACTGCAGCTAAACTAAGTCATTAGACCTTGCCCTTACAATATGGCAATTTCATAACACTGTTGAAAGTGTTCAGAAAATTGTTATGTTGCAGATTTCATTAATGTTACTGCACTATTGAATCATGAAACTATTCTAAATGGTTTTGATTGGAATCCTGAGGAGTTGGTGTGTCTATAACGCACATTTCTACTGCCTGTGTTTTTGTGTCTATATATCGCAAATGGCTCAAATGAACTGATCCAACACATTTGTATAATCTTCCCCTCAttcggctctctctctctctctctcatttcacgTCTTGCCTCCTTAAGCCGAACAACGTGTTCCTCATTTGGAAAGCGGCCTTGTTCTCGCTCTCCGCCTCTCTCTGTCTCATTTGACAAGCAAATTTGCAGACACTGCCTGAGGATAACAACCTCGTTTGACAGTCAATTAACCGTGAATAGTCAAAGCCAAGGCAGTTTGCATTATATAAATGGAAaattagattattatttttttcttctctcccaAGAAACAGAACTATCTTTAAGACACTGCCTTTAGACTCTTTGGCAAATCAGAAGTTCTAATCACGTTTGCCAGTAGCCCCTCAGAGACATTTAGCAATCAGGCAAAGGTGGTTTCATTTAATTTGtttcatgtaattttttcaaatatattatacaatatatGAGGAGATCATCATCGGCTTGGTAATATAAATGTTGGCATAGATGTCATAAAACTCTTTTAATGTCTTTCTGACAGATAAAAGGCAATAAGCTATGATCTTTCTAATAGAAGATTTTCCAGAGCAAAAGGCAATTATTTCCATTTGATATTGTTCAAATGGTGATTGTCACCTTCCCTGCGTTGAGCTGATTGTCTTGCTGAACTGTTATGGCTCCCTACAGAACACATTTTCCCAATGACATTGTGGAGAGAACTGCTCCATTTTAGGAGTGTGGCGAGAGTATATTCCATCCTGTATCTTTTATATTTAGATTAATCCTAATATCCTTCCAGGGATGGGCTAGCCGTGCCGTGCAAATTATTTTGCAGCCCTCATGCTGTAAGTGCTGGATGTAAAATGGAGATAAAGTGGTGTGTGTTCTTACTTGGAGTCTCTCGCCAGTATTCTGGTGCTGATGTTTCTGTCTCTGGGACAAAGAAACTGCTTTGCTCTTTGTTGTCatctaaaaacaataaaaaatatgacattaaatgtaaatgtatgtaaacaaagaaataaaactgtaaatgtggtaaggatgcatttaataaggatgcatttaattatttgtattaattattagtCATAAGTGAATTTAATTTTACAAAAGGAAATAGTGTTTTTAATATGATGACcttcaagataaaaaaaaaaaaaagaaaaaaaaaagaaaaatgccatGGTTGTAAggcattatatattttaaataaaataaaataaattaaaagtattttaaaaattataaacattgtcctataaaataaaataatgtcagaACTTAGGCCATGGTTCTAAAGCATTgtcctataaaataaaataaaataaaatacaaataaattatgtCCGAATAATGTAATTTTGTCAGAAATgaattttctaaaattatgaccttCAAATAaagaaagatttatttattttttacgttGCCATGgctataatttttgtatttatttattttatttattttttatagataaGTTAAAAATGACATATAAATAATATTAGATAGAAATTAACaagataatattttaaaacatttaaaaataaaataaaatattgagtaAACAATAAATGCAACAAATTAACCCATGCAAGAAAAAGTTGCATTACAATATTCATATTTGCTTGCAGTCGAGTTTCCATTTCTCACCTGagactgttgttttgtttttggttgcgTAGGCCGGCAGCCCATCGTCTCTGTTCTTATGTGCCTGCAACCATAAAACACCAACGATGTCTGATTAGAACTGATTCATAACACCAGGCCAATGGTTGAACATAGAGCAACAAAATATATCAGTCAGCCCAAAAGCACAGAATTGATTAGCCTTGAGAATGACAATGCTGTTATGTTTTATATATGATCCTGATGCTTGTTCAGCTTGTGGTGTGTTACTGGGTTTGTTTAGATAAATCAACACACCACCAGTGTGCTAGTGTtcccatgtgcatgtgtgtgtttgtgcactaaGGCTAATTGCTAAAGAGCCCCAGTTTCCCTTTCCGCCATTAAGAGTGACTCTTCCTGTTTCATCTGTTAATGTGGTGTCAGAAGGTTAAAGATTAAAAGGGCTAATAGGCAGAAGTGACAAAAGAGAGCAAACATAATGTCGCTATTAAACAAAATACGACTGGGCTTATTAGGAGGGATCAGAGAGCTCTGAATATTTCATTTCAGTAGGGAGCTAGCAGACTATCAATCTCGTTATGCATACAGCCCCTGCCAGCCAATAGCCCGCATTTAAATAATTAGTTAAAGTGCCTGGAgggaatatttacatttttgtatgcGGTGCTTTCCTCCAGTGAGGCGTGAACGGGGCTGGGGACTTTGAGAATTGTAGGTGGACTGACAGCGAGGCTGGGTTTGTCCTCGCCTGAGGTCTCTGTGGGGATGGTGGGGAAGGAGGTCTGTTCTTTGACCTGCTCTCCCACGCTGCTGTCAGGAAGTCCGCGTATGTGCAGGTCACAGGGTTGCTGCAACGTTTGATGTGGTGGTGTTTGCAGGGTCCGTTTGCTAAAGTCCTCTTGTTCCTCGTCTTGTTTGGTCTCCACGTCCACTTCTTGCTCTTCGTCACTTTCACCGCTGTCACTCTGGTAGCTGCAGCTGGTACCGGGAGAAAGGTGCCTCTCAGGCCCAAAGTCCTCTAGGCTGCCGTGGAACTTGGCAATGCTTTCTGTGTCTTTGACCACAGGGCGAAAGGCGGAGTGGTAGCTGGCCTTGCGGGCTTGCAGTGAGGGAGCATCCAGCAGCTTTAGCCAGCCCTCTGAAGCAGGTCGCAATTCAGAGGTTACAGTTGGGCAGTCGCCCTCAAAAAGCCCCGATCTGGAGTTGGTGTCCAAGCCAGAACTAGCATCGCCCTGTTCAGACAGATCCAAAAAGGCTTGTCTGAGAGATGGGCTTTCTGTGAGGGAGGAAAGGGCATTGGGTTGGGGTTGGAGATAAGTGGGTACTGGAATGCCCCCTGCTGCCCTTGGGGGCCAGAACATGCAGAAGGGTGGGTAAAAAGCATCCTTGCGGCCGGGCCAGAGAAGCCCCGAGAGGCCACTGTTTTTCTGTCCATTGGTTGCCTCATTGTCATCCTTCTTTTGTTGACAAAGGCCAAATGCAGGGAAGGTGTAGGGACTAGGGAATAGTGACGTTGTTGGGAACTTCTGCAACATACCGAAACCTTTGCTTGGGACTGGGATGACCGGGTAATTTCGGGGGGCTTTGCGGTGCGAGAGGCTGTTGGTGTCAAGATCATCATCGTCCTCATACCTGCCCCTCTTCTGGGCCAGTTCTGGAGAGATCATGTGGGGTAAAACCGAGTTGATGGCCTTTACAGAGCCCATGGATGAGCAGTTAGAAGAGGGAAGGGCCCTTTTGCGACTTCCTCCATTGAACATGGCTTTAACATCCTCCCAGGCAAACATCAAATCATCTTGTGGTGTTTTGTCTGCCAGTTTAAGATGTCGACGCCAGGAGTTGAAGTTGGCAGCATCTGGCTGTGTGTACTTGGCCTCAGGTGTGCGGTGTGAGTGGAAGATGAATTTGTTAGGAGAGAAGTACATATTACAGTAGGAGCACTTGATGCATTTAGCCCTGGAGCTGTTGTAGCGTGCTGGAATGAAACTTCCTCGACAGCCCCAAGCGCATTCATGTATCACGTCAAAGGCAAAGTTGTCTGGAAGCTTGGGTGGCGAGTTCTCACCCAGGAAAGACTTGCACAGTCGCTCGGCTTCCCGTTTGGTGATCATCCCACACCGGCGTgatgagatgggcatggcgcctgCCCGCCGAAGGATCTCCAGCTGGACTGGGGTGCACTGCACGCAAGTGATGCCCAGAGCCACACGACGATTATGGATCTCATTGTAGCTGTAGTTTTTTAAGAGGGTGTTGGATATCTGAGCCAGGCATAACCGCTCTTGGTGGTCAATTACCAGTGAGACAATAGGCACCCCATAGAGGATGACCTGCCCAACTTGGTTGGGCTTGAGGGAGGATCTCGGAGGTGTGAGAGGCTCCTGCTGAAATGAACTCGGTGGTGTGGCCATCACAATGTTGCTTGGTCCAGGCAGAAGACTTTTTTCCGTTCTTTGGAGACCACTGACTGGAGATTATAgtctgtaaatacatttttaaaaaagttaaaaaaggcaatgaaaaaaaaatctattctgtttTTATAACAGGATGTTAGCAGATTATACAAAATGTGTCAAAGCTGTCTGATACTTATTTGGTAATGTTAGTAAACCACAGTTATTAAATAGACAGCAGAATTCTATTTTACCATATGcacaaattgagaatagaaatTAAGAATTGTAAAGCTTTTATCACATATGTTAGACAGTGTGTTAGAATTTGATGCAAAAAGCTGATATTATAAAAACTTATAAACTTAACTTAAAAAGTGAGAGAAAAAGACTAAGATGACCAATCAGTATGATCGCaatttaaagaaaagtagcctagttttaattgatttaaaataaaataaaaataactaaatcagAACGAAGTGAGATTATTTATTGTATTAGTTGAGCACGCAAGTGCTATGAAGCATGAGCGCATTGTTTCTTTCTTATACTATTTAttgtctttttcttcttttttctctttatttattttttgaagccCGTTAAGTGTAGCTAATGCTTTTTAATAAACGTTAATAATTTTGAtgatatttcaaacaaacaaacaaacaaacaaacaaacaaacaagcaaagcaAAGTTCGCTTGCAGAGAACAGGTagattttttccatacaaagttAAAGCAGCTCCGCGGCAAAGTTTAGGTAgtttatacaataataataataataataataataataataagcctaATAAcgaatttaaaattatatttagcataaaaatacaaattgtgcATCTACAATTTTATCTGTATTGCGTTTACGAAAAATAGACATTTCAAATGACTAAACAAAACAATTCTCATTGACATAAGGACTCATACATAAGTTTTTATTTGTTGGCTTACCTCCGCGCGCTGTCGGAGGTGTCCCAAAGCTACAGAATATAAATCATGTCCGTATTccatatgaatattaaaagttcGCTTCGAAAATACCACCGGTCAACGAGACCGTACAAACAGGCCTACTACGcaagaaaataaatgttcaatatAAGGACAGGCTCCTTGATCGCGTCCAGTTAACAGTAGAGTAACAGTCGCTGGTGTAAAAGCGAATAACCGCGCATCTCACACACCGGCTCTTATTCCCGGCGCTGAACGTGAGTGATTGGCGTGACTCTGCCCCTCCGAAGAGCCAATGACGTTTCACTAACTGCCACTCAAACACACTAAAGAGAAGCTCAAACAGGAGCCGCAGGGGCCCCCGGGCTGAAATCTGAATGAGGGGGAAAACCACCCAGAACCACCCATGTGTAATCGGTTTATACAAGCAAAATTATTTCATAACTTGTGTTACATTTGAAATAGCCGAAAACCAATAAACAAGACCTAAAgtctttttacatatttaaagtgCGAAATCTGTTAATTGTGGGCTTCGTCATTTTACGCATTTCGATTATTACCTGAAATGGAAATACGGAACGGAATAACGGAAATACCATCGTTAGCTTGATactaaattaagaaaataaatgtagtATTTGATGTATCACAGTATTATTTCATTAATAGTCAAATAACGCCTTACAACATGTTTTAGAGTTGTTTAGTTCGTTTTTATCAAGGCCTAGGCCAAGTACTTGTTTTGCTTTCAGGTTGAGCTCCAAATCGCGTCAATATTTGAACTGCATAAAAGCGGCAAAAGTAAAATATTCATTATGC belongs to Myxocyprinus asiaticus isolate MX2 ecotype Aquarium Trade chromosome 43, UBuf_Myxa_2, whole genome shotgun sequence and includes:
- the LOC127433143 gene encoding SKI family transcriptional corepressor 2-like isoform X2, which translates into the protein MATPPSSFQQEPLTPPRSSLKPNQVGQVILYGVPIVSLVIDHQERLCLAQISNTLLKNYSYNEIHNRRVALGITCVQCTPVQLEILRRAGAMPISSRRCGMITKREAERLCKSFLGENSPPKLPDNFAFDVIHECAWGCRGSFIPARYNSSRAKCIKCSYCNMYFSPNKFIFHSHRTPEAKYTQPDAANFNSWRRHLKLADKTPQDDLMFAWEDVKAMFNGGSRKRALPSSNCSSMGSVKAINSVLPHMISPELAQKRGRYEDDDDLDTNSLSHRKAPRNYPVIPVPSKGFGMLQKFPTTSLFPSPYTFPAFGLCQQKKDDNEATNGQKNSGLSGLLWPGRKDAFYPPFCMFWPPRAAGGIPVPTYLQPQPNALSSLTESPSLRQAFLDLSEQGDASSGLDTNSRSGLFEGDCPTVTSELRPASEGWLKLLDAPSLQARKASYHSAFRPVVKDTESIAKFHGSLEDFGPERHLSPGTSCSYQSDSGESDEEQEVDVETKQDEEQEDFSKRTLQTPPHQTLQQPCDLHIRGLPDSSVGEQVKEQTSFPTIPTETSGEDKPSLAVSPPTILKVPSPVHASLEESTAYKNAHKNRDDGLPAYATKNKTTVSDDNKEQSSFFVPETETSAPEYWRETPNQSQDSNSPVSLKKDVENMEKEELQKVLLEQIDLRRRLEQEFHALKGSSPFPVFHNFQDHMKRELAYREEMVQQLQMIPYANIIRKEKVAAHLNKS
- the LOC127433143 gene encoding SKI family transcriptional corepressor 2-like isoform X1, which translates into the protein MATPPSSFQQEPLTPPRSSLKPNQVGQVILYGVPIVSLVIDHQERLCLAQISNTLLKNYSYNEIHNRRVALGITCVQCTPVQLEILRRAGAMPISSRRCGMITKREAERLCKSFLGENSPPKLPDNFAFDVIHECAWGCRGSFIPARYNSSRAKCIKCSYCNMYFSPNKFIFHSHRTPEAKYTQPDAANFNSWRRHLKLADKTPQDDLMFAWEDVKAMFNGGSRKRALPSSNCSSMGSVKAINSVLPHMISPELAQKRGRYEDDDDLDTNSLSHRKAPRNYPVIPVPSKGFGMLQKFPTTSLFPSPYTFPAFGLCQQKKDDNEATNGQKNSGLSGLLWPGRKDAFYPPFCMFWPPRAAGGIPVPTYLQPQPNALSSLTESPSLRQAFLDLSEQGDASSGLDTNSRSGLFEGDCPTVTSELRPASEGWLKLLDAPSLQARKASYHSAFRPVVKDTESIAKFHGSLEDFGPERHLSPGTSCSYQSDSGESDEEQEVDVETKQDEEQEDFSKRTLQTPPHQTLQQPCDLHIRGLPDSSVGEQVKEQTSFPTIPTETSGEDKPSLAVSPPTILKVPSPVHASLEESTAYKNAHKNRDDGLPAYATKNKTTVSDDNKEQSSFFVPETETSAPEYWRETPTDQSQDSNSPVSLKKDVENMEKEELQKVLLEQIDLRRRLEQEFHALKGSSPFPVFHNFQDHMKRELAYREEMVQQLQMIPYANIIRKEKVAAHLNKS